One Chryseobacterium sp. StRB126 genomic region harbors:
- a CDS encoding peptidase domain-containing ABC transporter, producing MRKFPFYKQPDTKDCGPTCLRIVSKYYGKSISLQQIRALSETTREGSSLLGLSDAAENLGFRSLGVQVDFKTLVEEVPLPCVAHWNKNHFVVVYKVDKNNKVYISDPSYGLITYNQEEFIKAWIGENANENTEEGIALILETTPAFFQTEFDNEESKASFSFLSKYLLKYKSLVIQLAVGLLAGSLLSLVFPFLTQSIVDVGIQNQDINFIYLVLLAQIMLFFGRMGIETIRSWILLHLSARINISIISDFFIKLMKLPISFFDTRMTGDIMQRINDHHRIEQLLTSSSLNTLFSLVNLIIFSIVLLLYDYRLFIVYLVGAIAYIGWISFFLKKRKELDYKRFSQVSQEQSKVIELINGMQEIKMHNAEKQKRWDWEFLQVKLFKIRIKSLSLEQWQSVGGNFINQMKDILVSFLSAKLVLSGNLTLGMMLSVQYIIGQLNSPLLQLIDFIKQTQDAKISLERLGEIHDKEDEENKDEQYAMEIPQKDIEITDMSFRYIGSDVPVFENLNLTIPYQKTTAIVGASGSGKTTLLKLLMKFYEPDHGDIKIGNTALKNISPRFWRDHCGVVMQEGYVFNDTIANNIAVGEDHIDKKKLRRAVEIANIKEFVEGLPLSYNTKIGNEGVGVSGGQKQRLFIARAVYKSPEYILFDEATSALDANNEKIIMENLEQFFRGKTAVVIAHRLSTVKHADKIIVLDKGKVVEEGSHAELVDLRGEYYRLVRNQLELGN from the coding sequence TTGAGAAAATTTCCTTTTTATAAACAACCAGACACCAAAGACTGTGGACCTACCTGTCTTAGAATTGTAAGTAAATATTACGGTAAAAGTATATCGCTGCAACAAATCCGCGCCCTTTCTGAAACTACCCGTGAAGGAAGCAGCCTTCTTGGCCTAAGTGATGCTGCAGAGAATTTGGGCTTCCGTTCATTGGGAGTTCAGGTCGACTTTAAAACCCTTGTAGAAGAAGTTCCACTTCCATGTGTCGCACACTGGAATAAAAATCATTTTGTGGTTGTTTATAAAGTCGATAAAAATAACAAGGTATACATCTCTGATCCCAGCTACGGACTGATTACCTATAATCAGGAGGAATTTATCAAAGCCTGGATCGGGGAAAATGCCAATGAAAACACTGAGGAAGGAATAGCCCTTATACTGGAAACAACACCGGCTTTCTTTCAAACCGAATTTGACAATGAAGAAAGTAAAGCCAGCTTTTCTTTTCTTTCCAAATATCTTCTTAAATACAAATCACTTGTTATTCAACTTGCAGTAGGACTTCTTGCAGGAAGTTTACTATCCCTGGTTTTCCCTTTTCTTACTCAGAGTATTGTAGACGTTGGGATACAGAATCAGGATATTAACTTTATTTACCTTGTCCTTCTTGCACAGATTATGCTATTCTTCGGCAGAATGGGTATTGAGACCATCCGAAGCTGGATTCTTCTCCATCTTTCTGCCAGAATCAATATTTCGATTATTTCCGATTTCTTTATCAAACTGATGAAGCTTCCTATCAGCTTCTTTGATACTAGAATGACCGGAGATATCATGCAAAGGATTAATGACCACCATAGAATAGAGCAACTCCTTACAAGTTCTTCATTAAACACTCTGTTTTCATTAGTCAATCTGATAATCTTCAGTATTGTTCTTCTGCTTTATGATTACAGACTTTTCATTGTTTATCTTGTAGGAGCAATAGCCTATATCGGATGGATTAGTTTCTTCCTTAAAAAAAGAAAAGAACTTGATTACAAAAGATTTTCCCAGGTTTCTCAAGAACAAAGTAAAGTAATTGAGCTTATCAATGGAATGCAGGAAATCAAAATGCATAATGCTGAAAAGCAAAAAAGATGGGATTGGGAGTTTCTGCAGGTAAAATTATTTAAAATCAGAATAAAATCATTGTCTTTAGAGCAGTGGCAATCTGTAGGAGGGAACTTCATTAATCAGATGAAAGATATTCTGGTAAGTTTCCTGTCTGCAAAGTTGGTATTAAGCGGCAACTTAACCTTAGGGATGATGCTTTCTGTTCAATATATCATTGGGCAGCTGAACAGCCCGCTTCTTCAGCTTATTGACTTCATTAAACAAACTCAGGATGCCAAAATTTCTCTTGAAAGATTGGGTGAAATTCACGATAAAGAAGATGAAGAAAATAAGGATGAACAATATGCAATGGAAATTCCACAAAAGGATATTGAGATTACTGATATGTCATTCAGATACATCGGATCCGATGTCCCGGTTTTTGAAAATCTGAACCTTACTATTCCGTACCAGAAAACTACCGCAATTGTTGGAGCCAGTGGAAGTGGAAAAACCACCTTACTGAAACTCCTGATGAAGTTTTATGAACCAGACCATGGAGATATCAAAATCGGGAATACTGCACTGAAGAACATTTCTCCTCGATTCTGGAGAGACCATTGTGGAGTTGTCATGCAGGAAGGATATGTATTTAATGATACAATTGCTAATAATATTGCTGTTGGTGAAGATCATATTGATAAAAAGAAATTAAGACGTGCAGTAGAAATAGCCAATATTAAAGAATTTGTGGAAGGTCTCCCATTAAGTTATAATACAAAAATCGGGAATGAAGGAGTTGGAGTAAGTGGCGGCCAAAAGCAAAGACTTTTCATTGCGAGAGCCGTTTATAAATCTCCCGAATATATTTTATTTGATGAAGCTACCTCTGCATTGGATGCCAATAATGAAAAGATCATCATGGAAAACCTTGAACAGTTCTTTAGAGGTAAAACAGCAGTAGTTATTGCTCACAGGCTTTCTACTGTAAAACATGCTGATAAGATTATTGTACTGGATAAGGGAAAGGTGGTAGAAGAAGGCAGTCATGCCGAATTGGTAGATCTTCGTGGCGAATATTACCGATTGGTGAGAAACCAGCTGGAACTAGGAAATTAA
- a CDS encoding bacteriocin-like protein: MKNLKKLSREGLSILKGGITQECARIQSEASYCESKINPPKEGAINACNKWCYY, from the coding sequence ATGAAAAATCTAAAAAAACTTTCAAGAGAAGGCCTAAGTATACTGAAAGGCGGCATTACTCAGGAATGTGCAAGAATTCAAAGCGAAGCGAGCTATTGCGAATCCAAGATTAACCCGCCTAAGGAGGGAGCTATAAATGCATGTAATAAATGGTGCTACTACTAG
- a CDS encoding vitamin K epoxide reductase family protein, whose amino-acid sequence MIFDKLINYLKLDKQEFIFQFNSHPNYPSALAFSDTLNFLGVKNDAYQLDKEYWDELPEEFIAIVDNAFSLVKKSGSSYSVYSEKAKTLGKEELYKNSTDFVLLFEKTENVENKTAFNFKPILYAVFAVILIYSFIYQGLLEAIFNLLSLAGVYISLELFNQKFGNTSTVIGSICGAAPATQTANSCDRIIKQDKTSILGLKFSDFSLIYFTGLAILGLFLPATAYIVKGFTFVSILAIGYSLYIQAFVEKTFCRVCLLIISILVGQIVISALFFQNLTFGVGALLLTVILWAMIFSAVMYFNTLLEQKEELQKTNAKNLRFKRNYELFKSQLLERDKIEFQDTETFSVGKKDARLRISVISNPYCGFCKDGHKLAESLLKKYPEDVSLQMRFNYTPERSNEKYNALISDLTYIYNNKPENEFLHAVEEWFETRDESKVNILSGGVPTSENLNSLTQMTLENSNAGLNFTPILVINGYQFPEKYDREDIVFFMDELIEDDEI is encoded by the coding sequence ATGATTTTTGATAAACTAATTAACTACCTAAAACTTGATAAACAGGAATTTATTTTCCAGTTTAATTCTCATCCCAATTATCCGTCAGCATTGGCTTTCAGTGATACCTTAAACTTTTTGGGAGTAAAAAATGATGCTTATCAACTTGATAAAGAATACTGGGATGAACTTCCTGAAGAATTTATTGCTATTGTTGATAACGCATTCTCATTGGTGAAAAAATCAGGAAGCAGTTATTCAGTCTATTCTGAAAAAGCAAAAACATTAGGCAAAGAGGAACTTTATAAAAACTCTACAGACTTCGTCCTGTTGTTTGAAAAGACTGAAAATGTAGAAAATAAAACAGCTTTCAATTTCAAGCCTATTTTATATGCTGTTTTTGCGGTGATTCTTATCTACTCATTCATATATCAGGGATTACTTGAAGCGATCTTTAATCTTCTTTCATTGGCCGGAGTTTATATTTCATTGGAGTTATTCAACCAGAAATTTGGAAATACATCTACTGTTATAGGAAGTATTTGTGGAGCTGCTCCTGCCACCCAAACGGCAAATTCATGTGACAGGATTATCAAACAAGATAAGACCAGTATTTTAGGATTAAAGTTTTCAGACTTTTCACTTATCTACTTTACAGGATTAGCGATATTAGGATTATTTTTACCGGCTACAGCTTATATTGTAAAAGGATTTACTTTTGTTTCAATACTTGCCATTGGTTATTCTCTCTATATTCAGGCTTTTGTTGAAAAAACATTTTGTAGAGTTTGTCTGTTAATTATCTCTATTCTGGTTGGACAAATAGTTATCAGCGCTTTATTTTTCCAGAATCTTACTTTTGGAGTAGGTGCCCTTCTACTTACGGTTATCTTATGGGCAATGATTTTTTCAGCAGTAATGTATTTCAATACTCTGCTTGAACAAAAAGAAGAACTTCAAAAAACCAATGCTAAAAATCTTAGGTTCAAAAGGAATTATGAACTATTCAAGAGCCAGTTATTAGAAAGAGATAAAATAGAATTCCAGGATACTGAGACATTTTCAGTGGGGAAAAAGGATGCAAGACTTCGTATCTCCGTTATTTCAAATCCTTATTGTGGTTTCTGTAAAGATGGTCATAAACTGGCAGAAAGTCTTTTAAAGAAATACCCTGAAGATGTTTCCTTACAAATGAGATTTAATTATACTCCTGAAAGATCTAATGAAAAATACAATGCATTAATTTCAGATCTAACGTATATCTACAACAATAAACCGGAAAATGAATTCCTGCATGCAGTAGAAGAATGGTTCGAAACAAGAGATGAAAGCAAAGTCAATATATTGTCCGGAGGAGTTCCTACCTCAGAAAACCTCAATTCATTGACTCAAATGACCCTTGAAAACAGTAATGCAGGACTTAACTTCACGCCCATCCTTGTAATTAACGGCTACCAGTTCCCGGAAAAATATGACAGAGAAGATATCGTATTTTTTATGGATGAGTTAATAGAAGATGACGAAATTTAA
- the gwsS gene encoding grasp-with-spasm system SPASM domain peptide maturase: protein MRYFNLFSNILITKGAGRILISDLQRKISDLYPLELYDIIEELKNDSIENILENYDTESKQIMHEYINFLLEKEYGFITNEDWDRNFLPLSYEFQEVSKVSNVFIEIDNIIILDKIKTSINNLGVKHLVIYSTKELSLEEFQDIDNKFKGSVLEGIEIYAPFHNALNEKFFQILNQSTTRIYNFIFYNCNEIPFKTKEIFRFSINFNHENIKISACGKIDLKYFNTNLPKVLEAINHNSCLHKKIGIDRDGNIKNCPLMPEKFGNIHQSSLEEVLIESDFKKYWNLTKEKIEICKDCEFRYVCTDCRAYTERTHKNKEGLDISKPLKCGYDPYTGIWKDWSQNPLKQKAMKHYNMENIPN from the coding sequence ATGAGATATTTTAACCTGTTCAGTAATATTTTGATCACCAAAGGTGCCGGAAGGATCTTGATCTCAGATCTTCAGAGGAAGATCTCTGATCTTTATCCTTTGGAATTGTATGATATTATTGAGGAGCTGAAAAATGATTCGATTGAAAACATCTTAGAAAATTATGATACTGAATCTAAACAGATCATGCATGAATATATAAACTTTCTGCTTGAAAAAGAATATGGCTTTATAACTAATGAGGATTGGGATAGGAATTTTCTTCCATTATCTTATGAATTTCAAGAAGTAAGCAAGGTTTCTAATGTTTTCATTGAAATTGACAATATCATTATTCTCGACAAAATAAAGACCTCTATAAACAACTTAGGAGTAAAACATTTGGTAATTTATTCTACTAAAGAGCTTTCTCTTGAAGAATTTCAGGATATTGACAATAAGTTTAAAGGCTCTGTTTTAGAAGGTATAGAAATATACGCTCCATTTCATAATGCCTTAAATGAAAAGTTTTTTCAAATCCTCAATCAATCAACTACAAGAATTTATAATTTCATTTTTTACAATTGCAACGAGATCCCTTTTAAGACCAAAGAAATATTTAGATTCAGTATCAACTTTAACCATGAAAACATCAAAATATCCGCTTGCGGAAAAATAGATCTAAAATATTTCAACACCAATCTTCCCAAAGTTCTTGAAGCCATCAATCATAATTCCTGTTTACACAAAAAAATTGGAATTGATAGAGACGGGAATATAAAAAACTGTCCTTTAATGCCCGAAAAATTTGGAAATATTCATCAATCCAGTCTTGAAGAAGTTCTGATAGAAAGTGATTTCAAAAAATACTGGAATCTTACTAAGGAGAAAATAGAAATTTGTAAAGATTGTGAGTTTCGCTATGTCTGTACCGATTGCCGCGCTTATACAGAAAGAACCCACAAGAATAAAGAAGGCCTTGATATTTCAAAACCTTTAAAATGTGGATATGACCCCTATACAGGAATATGGAAAGACTGGAGTCAAAATCCTTTGAAACAAAAGGCCATGAAACATTACAATATGGAAAATATTCCCAATTAA
- the gwsG gene encoding grasp-with-spasm system ATP-grasp peptide maturase, with protein MILIISNNGDSTTTKVIKYLSAMGKTFIRVHEDEFFEIKTDKKRIYLISDRNSFFLDEIVSTWYRRGGLKFKRISYENNAANHHMDEHQHWLEDYVIKTLESKKSINKQSNNHVNKLLVLEQAKKIGLNVPEYFLAENTDEVIIHETITKPITENVILDSVDKNFNGIIYTSIVQEKEKENFFITFFQEKIEKDFEIRSFYLDGKIWSTAIISQNDEQTKTDFRKYNYKNPNRKVSYQLPENIEEKTYQLMQSLDLSCGSIDFIKSGDIFYFLEVNPTGQFIGLSDTCNYSLEKEIAQYL; from the coding sequence ATGATACTCATCATATCGAATAACGGAGATTCCACGACTACAAAAGTCATCAAATATCTTTCGGCGATGGGAAAGACGTTTATTCGTGTACATGAAGATGAGTTTTTTGAAATTAAAACCGATAAAAAAAGAATTTACCTGATTAGTGACAGAAACAGTTTTTTTCTGGATGAGATCGTAAGTACCTGGTACAGAAGAGGTGGCTTAAAATTCAAACGTATATCCTATGAAAATAATGCTGCCAACCATCATATGGATGAACATCAGCATTGGCTTGAAGATTATGTGATCAAAACTTTGGAATCAAAAAAAAGCATTAACAAACAAAGCAACAATCACGTCAATAAACTCTTAGTTCTGGAGCAAGCAAAAAAAATAGGGTTAAACGTTCCCGAATATTTTTTAGCAGAGAATACAGATGAAGTTATTATCCATGAAACAATTACAAAACCCATTACCGAAAATGTGATATTGGATTCTGTTGATAAAAATTTCAACGGCATTATTTACACTTCGATTGTACAGGAAAAAGAAAAGGAAAATTTCTTCATTACTTTCTTTCAGGAAAAAATTGAAAAGGATTTTGAAATCAGGAGTTTTTATTTGGATGGCAAAATATGGTCTACTGCTATTATTTCTCAAAATGACGAACAAACTAAAACCGATTTCAGAAAATATAATTATAAAAATCCCAACAGGAAGGTATCCTATCAGCTTCCTGAAAATATTGAAGAAAAAACGTATCAGCTCATGCAATCGCTGGACCTAAGCTGTGGTTCAATAGATTTTATAAAAAGTGGAGACATTTTCTACTTTTTGGAAGTTAATCCTACAGGTCAGTTCATAGGACTTTCAGATACCTGCAACTACTCATTAGAAAAAGAAATAGCACAATATTTATGA
- a CDS encoding TIGR04139 family peptide modification target, with protein sequence MKKLTGMKKGFSSLENKKLKRDDLKSVNGSLKSYAIESSAAVTTPGCYEADHYTSNGGDYIGRLEVC encoded by the coding sequence ATGAAAAAGTTAACAGGAATGAAGAAAGGTTTTTCTTCTTTGGAAAACAAAAAACTTAAAAGAGACGATTTAAAATCAGTAAATGGTAGCCTAAAGTCTTATGCTATTGAATCTAGTGCAGCAGTTACAACACCAGGATGCTACGAAGCCGATCATTATACTTCTAATGGAGGTGATTATATTGGTAGACTAGAAGTTTGCTAG
- a CDS encoding helix-turn-helix domain-containing protein → MKYIVLIILLLSSNLAGAQKGKFDNLYEFTYSELKNKFYDYYDYNKTSDAKQIARYYLQKAKKEKNTLEIAEGYILVHFYEDYPTALKYLDSLTTITKTVKGNLYPTRTYLTKGNLYYKHDNLKAALDNYILGLKYAKEQHDEKQTAYANMSIAYINSYIGKNAEAAKTFRYYLYNGNNITDTYQHNQIRIALISCYLEINKLDSANILIKEGQKSILLGKNKYDPNLYSYLSGTYDLKLKAYNTAIIKLSNAYNYFTNNNENSNANYALYNLGKAYQGLKNKEKVTETYIKLDSDVQKYNITFPELREVYTYLIDYYKANNDQQKQLYYIDRFLVVDKKLDEQIQYLSTELPKKYDTPNLLQEKEDIIEKLEIRKKVLYVSVGVLVLILLFIIYLYYKSKKKEKEQRKIAQDLISLVEKRNIEENNIDEKNGANDIEINHLAIPEQNEQNDKTTKALSEEVTQFILQELRIFESKELFLKKGITLASLAKNIKTNTAYLSEIINTHKGKNFATYLNDLRIDFALNRLVKDKKFRSYKLSVIAEELGYNNEQAFSLAFKKKTGTTLSMYIKEIDNLTNS, encoded by the coding sequence ATGAAATATATAGTCCTGATTATACTATTATTATCCAGCAATTTGGCAGGTGCTCAAAAGGGCAAATTTGATAATTTATATGAATTTACTTATTCGGAACTAAAGAATAAGTTTTATGATTATTATGACTATAATAAAACTTCAGATGCCAAGCAGATAGCCAGATATTATCTCCAAAAGGCTAAAAAAGAAAAAAACACTCTTGAAATAGCGGAAGGCTATATCCTAGTACATTTTTATGAAGATTATCCGACTGCTCTAAAATATCTTGATAGTTTAACTACCATTACAAAAACTGTAAAAGGAAATCTATACCCTACCAGAACATATTTGACCAAAGGAAATCTATATTATAAGCATGATAATTTAAAGGCGGCATTGGATAATTATATTCTCGGGCTTAAATACGCAAAAGAACAACACGACGAAAAGCAAACAGCTTATGCCAATATGAGTATTGCGTATATCAATAGCTATATAGGTAAGAATGCAGAAGCTGCTAAAACATTCAGATATTATCTATACAATGGAAATAATATTACAGATACCTATCAACACAATCAAATACGCATAGCTCTAATAAGCTGTTATCTAGAGATTAATAAATTAGATTCCGCCAATATTTTAATTAAAGAAGGACAAAAATCTATTCTCCTAGGTAAAAACAAATACGACCCTAATCTATATTCTTATTTGTCCGGAACTTATGATCTTAAATTAAAAGCATATAATACTGCCATTATAAAGTTATCGAATGCCTATAATTATTTCACCAATAACAATGAAAATTCAAATGCTAACTATGCCCTTTATAATTTAGGGAAAGCTTATCAGGGATTAAAAAATAAGGAAAAAGTTACAGAAACCTATATTAAGTTAGACTCCGATGTTCAAAAATACAATATTACCTTTCCTGAGCTCCGTGAAGTTTATACTTACCTTATAGATTATTATAAAGCTAATAATGATCAACAAAAGCAACTTTACTATATTGACCGTTTTCTGGTGGTTGATAAGAAACTCGATGAACAGATTCAATATTTATCTACCGAGTTGCCCAAGAAGTATGACACTCCCAATCTTTTACAGGAAAAAGAAGATATCATCGAGAAACTAGAAATCAGAAAAAAAGTACTTTATGTTTCTGTTGGTGTTCTTGTATTAATACTCCTATTCATTATATATCTATACTATAAATCCAAGAAAAAAGAAAAAGAGCAGAGAAAAATTGCACAGGATTTAATTAGCCTGGTTGAAAAGAGAAATATTGAAGAGAACAATATTGATGAAAAAAATGGCGCTAATGATATTGAAATAAATCACTTAGCAATTCCTGAACAAAATGAACAAAATGATAAAACCACTAAAGCCCTATCTGAAGAAGTTACTCAATTTATATTACAAGAATTGAGAATATTTGAATCCAAGGAACTTTTCTTAAAAAAGGGGATTACATTAGCCAGCCTAGCAAAAAATATAAAAACAAATACTGCCTATTTATCTGAAATAATCAATACTCATAAAGGAAAAAACTTTGCGACTTATCTTAATGATCTTAGAATTGACTTTGCTTTAAATAGGTTGGTGAAAGACAAAAAATTCCGTTCCTACAAATTATCTGTCATTGCTGAGGAGCTAGGATACAATAATGAACAGGCATTTTCTTTAGCTTTTAAGAAAAAAACAGGCACTACACTCTCTATGTACATTAAAGAAATTGATAATTTAACCAATTCCTGA
- a CDS encoding prolyl oligopeptidase family serine peptidase: MKQIIFIIICVFYISLNAQKNNPAPSVSVTDEYFGTQIVDEYRNLEDLDNPLTKEWMKTQTEYTNSILNQIPKRRYYLEKRLELDEKQGYSTSDLKIINNDKYFYLKRRGDEKVAKLYYRKGFLGKEELLYDPANFKSSDANHEFVINYISPNSTGDKVAIAMAEKGKELAEVIIMDVKTQYIYPEIITNTTPANIGGIKWLDDSSGFFYTYFPVNDSKSPNFYKNTQAVLYKIGTNPKELTHVFSAHHNHELKIDEKKSPIILDSNDKYYVGMLVDNNYYRQTFIISKQDLLQGNKTWKPLYYKEDKVRSLQLVGNDAFFLSQYNSQNYTLCKTNIEKPNFRNPEILIPEKKDEVIGQYRLTKDGIYYTTIKNGVEAKLYLYKDGKDIAIKLPYPSGAINLQGKGESFSDIWINCSGWANQEQRFRYDLKTNSFFAENIAPIVEYPDFKDIEVKEITVKSRDGEEIPLSLIYNKNVKRNGDNPVLIDSYGSFGVSYNPYFARIYLLWVNQGGVMAIAHVRGGGEKGERWRLGGYKETKPNTWRDLIDCTEYLIKEKYTSKDKVAIWGASAGGITVGRAITERPDLFKAAILELPITNTLRDILTISSNVDEYGTLKDPKEFKGLLEMDAYHHIKKGVQYPATFVTGGINDPRVLAWEPVKFAAKLMANTASKNPILLQIDYEGGHGNNTTVAHGHSNLSDIFAFALWQLGHPDYQPKEEIKK, translated from the coding sequence ATGAAGCAAATAATATTTATCATTATTTGTGTTTTTTATATCTCTTTGAATGCTCAAAAAAACAATCCGGCTCCATCCGTTTCTGTAACGGATGAATATTTTGGAACCCAGATCGTAGATGAATATAGGAATTTAGAGGATTTAGATAATCCTTTAACAAAAGAATGGATGAAAACACAAACAGAGTATACCAATTCTATTCTTAATCAGATTCCTAAAAGACGCTATTATTTAGAAAAAAGGTTAGAGCTTGATGAAAAGCAGGGGTATTCTACATCTGATTTAAAAATTATAAATAATGATAAATATTTTTATTTGAAGAGAAGGGGAGATGAAAAAGTAGCTAAACTTTATTATCGGAAAGGATTTTTAGGAAAAGAAGAACTCCTTTATGATCCTGCTAATTTCAAAAGCTCTGATGCAAACCATGAGTTTGTCATTAATTATATTAGCCCCAATTCAACTGGGGATAAAGTGGCTATTGCAATGGCTGAAAAAGGGAAAGAATTGGCAGAGGTTATTATTATGGATGTAAAGACTCAATACATTTACCCTGAAATTATTACCAATACAACTCCTGCTAATATAGGAGGAATAAAGTGGCTGGACGATAGTTCTGGATTTTTTTATACATACTTCCCTGTTAATGATTCCAAATCCCCCAATTTTTATAAAAACACACAAGCCGTTTTATATAAAATTGGAACAAACCCAAAGGAATTAACCCATGTTTTTTCTGCTCATCATAACCATGAACTAAAAATAGATGAAAAAAAATCTCCTATTATACTAGATTCTAATGATAAGTATTATGTAGGAATGTTGGTAGATAATAATTACTACAGACAAACATTTATAATTTCCAAACAAGATTTACTACAGGGCAACAAAACATGGAAACCTCTTTATTATAAAGAAGATAAAGTTAGGTCTCTACAGCTTGTGGGTAATGACGCTTTTTTTTTATCTCAATATAATTCTCAAAATTACACCCTCTGTAAAACCAATATTGAAAAACCCAATTTTAGAAACCCTGAAATTTTAATTCCGGAAAAAAAAGATGAAGTTATTGGGCAATATAGACTCACTAAAGATGGTATTTATTACACAACAATCAAAAACGGAGTAGAGGCGAAGCTATACCTATATAAAGATGGAAAAGATATTGCAATTAAGCTCCCTTATCCATCAGGAGCTATCAATTTACAAGGAAAAGGAGAGAGCTTTTCAGATATTTGGATAAATTGCTCCGGATGGGCAAATCAGGAACAACGTTTTAGATATGACCTGAAAACAAATTCTTTTTTTGCTGAAAATATCGCTCCTATTGTAGAATATCCCGATTTTAAAGATATTGAAGTTAAAGAAATTACTGTGAAATCAAGAGATGGTGAGGAAATTCCATTATCCCTTATATACAATAAAAATGTAAAGCGAAATGGTGATAATCCTGTATTGATAGATTCCTATGGTTCTTTTGGAGTATCCTACAACCCATACTTTGCCCGTATTTATCTGTTATGGGTAAATCAAGGAGGGGTTATGGCTATTGCTCATGTAAGAGGGGGTGGTGAAAAAGGAGAACGTTGGCGCCTGGGAGGATATAAAGAAACGAAACCCAATACATGGAGGGATTTGATAGACTGCACAGAATATTTAATAAAAGAAAAATATACCTCAAAAGATAAAGTAGCGATTTGGGGAGCGAGTGCAGGCGGAATCACAGTAGGAAGAGCAATAACAGAAAGACCAGATCTATTTAAAGCAGCTATTTTAGAATTGCCTATAACCAATACATTAAGAGATATACTTACCATTAGCAGTAATGTGGATGAATATGGAACATTAAAAGATCCTAAAGAATTTAAAGGTCTACTAGAAATGGATGCCTATCATCATATTAAAAAAGGCGTACAATATCCTGCAACATTTGTAACAGGAGGAATTAATGATCCAAGAGTACTTGCTTGGGAACCTGTAAAATTTGCGGCTAAATTAATGGCAAATACTGCATCAAAAAATCCTATTTTACTTCAAATAGATTATGAGGGTGGACATGGAAATAATACAACAGTTGCTCATGGGCATTCAAACCTTTCAGATATTTTTGCTTTTGCATTATGGCAATTAGGGCATCCCGACTACCAACCTAAAGAAGAAATTAAAAAATAA